A genomic window from Lutra lutra chromosome 17, mLutLut1.2, whole genome shotgun sequence includes:
- the LOC125089728 gene encoding zinc finger protein 19-like, which translates to MSSISHVWNVAETNIDSESTSTQGISEERDVMISHGLPQSVSPESDFPETCEPEKHQEIPMVKNIKRKDESILCSRKRFRCEECGRCFTFFSYYVRHQRIHTGKKPFECNECGKSFNGNSSLIRHQRIHTGEKPYQCEECGRAFNNSTDLIRHQRIHSGDRPSVCQECGNGFRSSSELVIHQSIHTGEKLYEFNECGKSFTVKSTLSRHQRIHSGEKPYECLKCGKTFGTSSQLHHHAYVHLRERPVLDVGSFGLPAFFTPFSW; encoded by the coding sequence ATGTCTTCCATTTCTCATGTCTGGAATGTTGCTGAGACCAACATTGACAGTGAGTCCACATCAACTCAGGGAATTTCTGAAGAAAGAGATGTGATGATATCACATGGGCTGCCACAGAGTGTTTCTCCGGAAAGTGACTTTCCAGAGACATGTGAACCAGAGAAACACCAGGAAATCCCCAtggtgaaaaatattaaaagaaaggatgagagtATCCTCTGTTCAAGGAAACGCTTCAGATGTGAGGAGTGTGGGAGATGCTTCacctttttttcttactatgttaGACACCAGAGAATCCACACTGGGAAGAAACCCTTTGAGTGTAATGAGTGTGGGAAATCCTTTAATGGCAATTCTTCATTAATTCGGCACCAGAGAAtccatactggagaaaaaccctatCAGTGTGAGGAATGTGGGCGAGCCTTTAATAATAGTACAGATCTGATCAGGCATCAGAGAATCCACAGTGGAGACAGGCCCAGTGTCTGCCAGGAGTGTGGAAATGGCTTCCGCAGTAGTTCTGAGTTGGTTATACACCAGAGTatccacactggggagaaacTTTATGAGTTTAATGAGTGTGGAAAATCTTTCACTGTTAAGTCAACACTAAGTAGGCATCAGAGGATCCACAgtggagagaaaccatatgagTGTCTCAAATGTGGGAAAACCTTTGGAACTTCCTCCCAGCTACATCATCATGCGTATGTTCACCTTAGAGAGAGACCTGTCCTGGACGTCGGTTCCTTTGGTCTCCCAGCATTTTTTACCCCCTTTTCATGGTGA
- the LOC125089673 gene encoding ragulator complex protein LAMTOR5-like, which translates to MKKNLEQHLEDTMKNRATVGVLGTDVQGLNLGCCGMPSDEHAGVISVLVQQTATLTSDLTDIPVVCLESDNGNMMIQKYDGIIVALHKMTS; encoded by the exons ATGAAGAAGAACTTGGAGCAGCACTTGGAGGACACAATGAAGAATCGAGCCACTGTTGGAGTCCTGGGCACAGATGTGCAAGGACTTAATCTGGGCTGCTGTGGGATGCCATCAGATGAGCATGCTGGGGTGATATCTGTTCTAGTCCAGCAAACAGCTACGCTAACCTCAGACCTCACCGATATTCCCGTGGTGTGTCTGGAATCCGATAATGGGAACATG ATGATCCAGAAATATGATGGCATCATAGTGGCACTGCACAAAATGACCTCTTGA